One genomic window of Coffea eugenioides isolate CCC68of chromosome 1, Ceug_1.0, whole genome shotgun sequence includes the following:
- the LOC113770905 gene encoding uncharacterized protein LOC113770905, which produces MCRPVICVDGTHLRGEYKGKLLVAVTQDANNQILPIAYAIVDEETISSWSWFMEQLRYNVALDRHPICVIFDRHNGIIYTMTHFDYWEEPLAYHRFCLRHVRSNLMTHFKGLHLRKLCWAMGRARQLCKWRMFRRELRSMFPDVWNYLSTISPEKWCLTHDDDRRWGILTTNISESYNNVLRGARHLPIRVCIDITFHRTVALFKTRREDASHCRNPFPPKIWRRFKNAERKAGAHRVIEFDGPSGIYKVITGPRVDGKGGNTQTIRFFYKTCSYGKWQIYRLPCSHALAVCRNRGDNSGLLVDQQFTKTRWAVQYSGMFNPLPHQDTWLYPGWELQADKSKFVTRRAGRVRASRIRNEMDERDPDEPRRCRNCHQTGHNRRNCLNYRP; this is translated from the coding sequence ATGTGCAGGCCGGTTATATGCGTTGATGGCACTCATTTGCGTGGCGAATACAAGGGCAAACTCCTTGTTGCAGTCACGCAAGATGCGAACAACCAGATTCTGCCAATTGCTTATGCCATAGTTGATGAGGAGACGATTTCCAGTTGGTCGTGGTTTATGGAACAATTAAGATATAATGTGGCACTTGATCGACATCCTATCTGTGTCATTTTCGATCGCCACAATGGTATCATCTATACCATGACACATTTTGATTATTGGGAGGAACCTTTAGCCTACCATAGATTTTGCCTGCGACATGTTAGGAGCAATTTGATGACACACTTCAAAGGTTTACACCTTCGCAAGTTGTGTTGGGCAATGGGAAGGGCAAGACAATTATGCAAGTGGCGGATGTTCAGAAGAGAACTACGCAGCATGTTCCCAGATGTTTGGAATTATCTGTCAACCATTAGTCCAGAAAAGTGGTGCCTAACACACGACGATGACCGTCGTTGGGGTATTCTAACTACCAACATATCCGAAAGCTATAATAATGTCTTGCGCGGGGCACGGCATTTGCCAATTCGTGTATGCATTGACATAACATTTCATCGGACAGTTGCGTTATTTAAGACGAGAAGGGAAGATGCTTCACATTGTCGCAATCCTTTTCCCCCAAAGATATGGCGGCGTTTTAAAAATGCTGAGCGGAAGGCAGGCGCCCACAGAGTCATTGAGTTCGATGGCCCATCGGGCATATATAAGGTTATCACAGGGCCTCGTGTCGATGGTAAAGGAGGCAATACGCAAACCATCAGGTTTTTTTATAAGACATGCTCTTATGGAAAGTGGCAGATATACAGGCTTCCTTGTTCACACGCTTTGGCGGTGTGCAGGAATAGAGGTGACAATTCGGGATTGCTTGTGGACCAGCAGTTTACCAAAACAAGGTGGGCGGTCCAGTATTCAGGCATGTTTAACCCATTGCCGCATCAAGATACTTGGCTCTATCCTGGGTGGGAGCTGCAGGCAGACAAGAGCAAATTTGTTACACGTCGGGCAGGGCGGGTTCGAGCTAGCAGAATTCGGAATGAGATGGATGAAAGGGATCCAGACGAACCAAGAAGATGTCGAAATTGTCATCAGACGGGTCACAATAGGAGAAATTGTCTGAATTATAGGCCTTGA